GCCGGCTTTTTTTCACGTTGCTGCTGCTTACTTCAGCTCGATGAGCAAGCCCAGGTAAGCCAGGCGGCCGATGCCCGGGCCGCCGTATACCTGCACGTTGTCGTTGTTGAGCAGGTTGGAGGCACCTAGCTGCAGCGTGGTGCCGAGCTTGGGCAGGGTGTAGCCGGCCGAGGCGTCCAGCGTGCTGTAGTCGCTGATGGTACCGGTGGCAAACGGCATTTCCTGCAGGTGGCTTTGTACCCAGCGGTAGTTTACGTTGTAGTGCAGGTGCTGGCCCACCTGGCCCTCGGCGCCCACGTTGTACTTGTGCTTGGGCGTGTTGAAGAACGTAACAAAGCCCTGGGGCAGGTTGTCGCGGTCGAGCACGTTCAGCGAGTAGTTGGCCGACAGGTGCAGGGCGCGCAGGGCGTAGTAGGTGAGGCCTACGGCGCCGCCGCGCGTGCGCACCTCCTGCTCGTTGTTGTTGTACACAAACAAAAAGCGCGTGGGCTGGCCCGGGCCGAAATCGGTGCGCTGGGCCGTTTGCAGCTGCTGCGGCGTGGGGCGCGTGCCATCGGTGTTGCCGATGAAGTAAGTGGCCCCGATGAAGTCGTTGTAGCGGCTGGAGTAGAAGTTTACGTCGGCGTACAGCTTCGGCAGAATTACGCCTTTGTAACCCACCTCCAGGGTGTTTACGCGCTCCAGACCTAGGGGCTTCACCGTCAGCTCGAAGGTGCTGAGCGGCGCCGTGCCGAACGCCTGGCCCTGGCTGTTCACGAGGCTGTAGCCCTGGTAGCCGTTGCCGATGTTGCCCTGGTACACGCGGCCGATAATATCAACCTGCGTGAACTGCTCCAGCTGGGCGGGGCTGCGGAACGCCGAGCCGAAGCTGCTGCGCAGGCTGTGCTGCTTTTCGGCCCCGAACGAGTACACCGCCGAAGCGCGCGGCGACACGGCGGCCTTAAAGTTCTTGAACTCGTCGATGCGGGCGGCAGCGGCCAGTTTCAGGTGGTCGTCGAGCAGGGTTTGGGTAACCTGGGCGTAGGCGCCGTACTCGTGGTTGCGGACGCGGTTGCCGGGCGTATCGCCAAATATGCGGCCGCCCGAGCCCAGGCGGTAGGCTCGGTAAGCAGCGCCCACCGTCAGCTGCGTAGCCTCGGCCAGCTTGAACTGGCGCTGGCCGCTCACGTCGTGCAGGTACGAGTCGAGGTTCATTTTGGCACCGCGCTTCACCGGGTCGTCGTTGCCGATCAGCTGCTGACGCAACGTGGCAAAGCGCGGATCGGTGGATTTGAGCATGGTACCGGCAGCCGCTGCTTGCGCCATGGCCAAGGCTTGGTCCACGGTGCGGTTGGCGCTGCGGGCCTGCTTGTACACGGCGTTGTAGGTGCTAATGTACTGGTCGGCGTAGCTGAAGCTGGCGCCTTCCTGGGCCGGCGCCACCGTCAGGAACGAGCCCAACAGGTTCAGCTCGTACGAGTCGCCGCTGAAATCCTGGGTGGAGTAGGCGCGCAGGAAGCCCTTCGAGCTTTTCAGCTCCATGCGGTACTGGTTGATGCCTAGGTCCTTGATGCGGAAACGGCTCAGGTTTTGGTACGTGGCCGTGCCCGCGGCGCGGCGTGCGCTCAGCGTCAGCTTCAGGTCGTCGCGCAGCAGGTAGGCCAGCGTGCCCTCCACCCGGTACGAGCGGGTTTTGTTGTCGTCGGCAATCAGCTCCTGCTCGGTGTAGCCGGGGGCGTACAGGCGGCGGCCGTACAGCTCGGGGCTGGTGCCGCCGGGCAGCTGCTGCTGGGGCGTAAAGGTGTAGCTCAGGTCGCCGTAGCGGTTCACGGCATCGTAGCCCAGGGCCGAGCCTTCGGGGTTGTCGGAGGTGGCGCTGGCTTCGTAGTTGCGCGCTATCCAGTCGTTGGCCGTGAGGTAGCTGCCCGATACTTTAAACGCCAGCTTCTCGGTGATGCGGCGGGCGTAGCGCAGCTGTCCGTCGAGGAAGTTCCGCTCGCCGCCGCGCAGGCGCATCGTCAGCCCTTCGTACACAAACGGGTCTTTCGAGTTGAACAACACCACGCCGTTGAAGGCATTGGCGCCGTACAGGGCCGAGGCCGGGCCGTGCACAATCTCGATGCTCTCCATATCAACCTCCGGAATACCCACCAGGTTGCCGGGGCTGAGGTTCAGCGAAGGCAGCTGCGAGTCGGCGTAGTCGTAGAGCTGAATTACGCGCTCCGATTTGGCCGTGTTGAAGCCGCGCGTGCTGATGGAGGTGAACAGCATCGAAGCCGAGTTCACGTCGACGCCCTTAAACTGGCCCAGGCCGGCCAGCACCTCGGGCGTCGAAATCCGCTCGATCTGGCGGCCGGTAATCTTCTCTACCGTTACCGGGGCGCGCATGATCTGTTCTTCCACGCGCGAGGCCGATACCACGGTTTCGTTTAGCTGCTGCGGGCTGGCCGAAAGACCCACGCTCAGCTGGTTATCGGGCACGCGCAGCTCCAGCTCCTGGGTTTGGTAGCC
The sequence above is drawn from the Hymenobacter sp. YIM 151858-1 genome and encodes:
- a CDS encoding TonB-dependent receptor, producing MKYCYPLILSGLLLTQAAPSALAQADNPAGNKGPAAQPPRTAPTDNTLQAIGGVIRTDEGMPLPGATVFVKGTFIGTSTDQFGKFRLEAPFGEQPVVLVVSYVGYQTQELELRVPDNQLSVGLSASPQQLNETVVSASRVEEQIMRAPVTVEKITGRQIERISTPEVLAGLGQFKGVDVNSASMLFTSISTRGFNTAKSERVIQLYDYADSQLPSLNLSPGNLVGIPEVDMESIEIVHGPASALYGANAFNGVVLFNSKDPFVYEGLTMRLRGGERNFLDGQLRYARRITEKLAFKVSGSYLTANDWIARNYEASATSDNPEGSALGYDAVNRYGDLSYTFTPQQQLPGGTSPELYGRRLYAPGYTEQELIADDNKTRSYRVEGTLAYLLRDDLKLTLSARRAAGTATYQNLSRFRIKDLGINQYRMELKSSKGFLRAYSTQDFSGDSYELNLLGSFLTVAPAQEGASFSYADQYISTYNAVYKQARSANRTVDQALAMAQAAAAGTMLKSTDPRFATLRQQLIGNDDPVKRGAKMNLDSYLHDVSGQRQFKLAEATQLTVGAAYRAYRLGSGGRIFGDTPGNRVRNHEYGAYAQVTQTLLDDHLKLAAAARIDEFKNFKAAVSPRASAVYSFGAEKQHSLRSSFGSAFRSPAQLEQFTQVDIIGRVYQGNIGNGYQGYSLVNSQGQAFGTAPLSTFELTVKPLGLERVNTLEVGYKGVILPKLYADVNFYSSRYNDFIGATYFIGNTDGTRPTPQQLQTAQRTDFGPGQPTRFLFVYNNNEQEVRTRGGAVGLTYYALRALHLSANYSLNVLDRDNLPQGFVTFFNTPKHKYNVGAEGQVGQHLHYNVNYRWVQSHLQEMPFATGTISDYSTLDASAGYTLPKLGTTLQLGASNLLNNDNVQVYGGPGIGRLAYLGLLIELK